One genomic region from Pseudomonas hormoni encodes:
- a CDS encoding ABC transporter permease, which translates to MAHPAQRRWYPLVFAIAALVLLPLSVLLLSWQTIDHQIWSHLWDTQMPRLLGNTLTLVLGVGVGVTLLGVSLAWLTSLCEFPGRRWLDWALMLPFAIPAYVLAFVFVGLLDFAGPVQTLMREWFGTGLRLPRVRSTGGVILVLVLVFYPYVYLLARTAFLAQGKGLMEAARVLGQSPWQAFWRVALPMARPAIGAGVALALMETLADFGAVSVFNFDTFTTAIYKTWYGFFSLSTAAQLASLLLLVVMVVLYGERRARGANRASNERPRVKALYHLRGFKALAAMSWCGLVFACAFVIPVLQLVVWFWQRGRFDLDERYTGLIVHTLYLGGMAALITVSVALVLAFARRLAPTRAIRSGVSLANLGYALPGSVLAVSIMLAFSYLDRELVIPLSGWLGGAGKPLLLGSLSALLLAYLVRFIAVAYGPLESSLARIRPSLPEAARSLGVSGPRLFFKVYLPLLLPGTLSAGLLVFVDVLKEMPATLLMRPFGWDTLAVRIFEMTSEGEWARASLPALTLVLVGLLPVIGLIRRSAHRNT; encoded by the coding sequence TTGGCCCACCCTGCCCAACGCCGCTGGTATCCCCTGGTCTTCGCCATCGCCGCGCTGGTCCTTCTGCCCCTCAGCGTTCTGCTGCTCTCCTGGCAAACCATCGATCATCAAATCTGGTCGCACCTCTGGGACACCCAGATGCCGCGGCTACTGGGCAACACGCTGACCCTGGTGCTCGGCGTCGGTGTCGGTGTAACACTGCTGGGCGTCAGCCTCGCCTGGCTCACCAGCCTCTGCGAATTTCCCGGTCGACGCTGGCTGGATTGGGCGTTGATGCTGCCGTTCGCCATTCCCGCCTACGTGCTGGCTTTCGTTTTCGTCGGCCTGCTGGATTTCGCCGGCCCCGTGCAAACCCTGATGCGCGAATGGTTTGGCACCGGCCTGAGGCTGCCACGGGTGCGCTCCACGGGCGGTGTCATCCTCGTTCTGGTGCTGGTCTTCTATCCCTACGTTTACCTGTTGGCACGTACCGCGTTCCTGGCGCAGGGCAAAGGCCTGATGGAAGCGGCGCGAGTCCTGGGGCAGTCGCCGTGGCAGGCGTTCTGGCGAGTCGCCTTGCCGATGGCGCGGCCGGCCATTGGTGCTGGCGTGGCGTTGGCACTGATGGAAACACTGGCGGATTTCGGTGCCGTGTCGGTGTTCAATTTCGACACATTCACGACCGCCATCTACAAAACCTGGTATGGCTTCTTCAGCCTTTCCACCGCCGCGCAACTGGCCAGTCTGTTGCTGTTGGTGGTGATGGTCGTGCTGTACGGCGAGCGCCGTGCACGTGGCGCCAATCGGGCGAGCAATGAGCGGCCGCGGGTCAAGGCGTTGTATCACCTGCGCGGTTTCAAGGCGTTGGCGGCAATGAGTTGGTGCGGGCTGGTGTTTGCCTGCGCCTTCGTCATTCCGGTGCTGCAACTGGTGGTGTGGTTCTGGCAGCGCGGGCGTTTCGATCTGGATGAGCGATACACGGGGCTTATTGTTCATACGCTGTATCTGGGCGGCATGGCGGCGTTGATCACTGTCAGCGTTGCGCTGGTGCTGGCGTTTGCCCGGCGCCTGGCGCCGACCCGGGCGATTCGTTCCGGTGTCAGCCTGGCCAACCTCGGCTATGCGTTGCCGGGTTCGGTGCTGGCGGTGTCGATCATGCTGGCCTTCAGTTATCTGGATCGCGAGCTGGTGATTCCGCTGTCGGGATGGTTGGGCGGAGCCGGAAAACCGTTGCTGTTGGGCAGTCTGTCGGCCTTGTTGCTGGCCTATCTGGTGCGTTTCATCGCGGTGGCTTATGGGCCGCTGGAAAGTAGTTTGGCGCGAATACGGCCATCTTTGCCCGAAGCAGCACGTAGTCTTGGGGTCAGTGGGCCACGACTGTTTTTCAAAGTGTATCTGCCGTTACTGCTGCCCGGCACATTGAGTGCTGGACTGTTGGTGTTCGTCGACGTGCTCAAGGAAATGCCCGCAACCCTGCTGATGCGCCCGTTTGGCTGGGACACGCTGGCCGTGCGTATCTTTGAAATGACCAGCGAAGGCGAGTGGGCGAGGGCGTCGTTGCCGGCGTTGACTCTGGTTCTGGTCGGGTTATTACCGGTCATCGGATTGATTCGACGTTCGGCGCATCGAAACACCTAG
- the pepP gene encoding Xaa-Pro aminopeptidase has translation MIHIPKSEYSRRRKALMAQMEPNSIAILPAAAVAIRNRDVEHVYRQDSDFQYLSGFPEPQAVIVLMPGREHGEYLLFCRERNAERELWDGLRAGQEGAIRDFGADDAFPITDIDDILPGLIEGRDRVYSAMGSNPEFDRHLMDWINVIRSKAHLGAQPPNEFVALDHLLHDMRLYKSAAEVKVMREAARISAQAHIRAMQASRAGLHEFSLEAELDYEFRKGGAKMPAYGSIVAAGRNSCILHYQQNDAVLKGGDLVLIDAGCEIDCYASDITRTWPVNGKYSAEQKAIYELVLASQEAAFAEIAPNKHWNQAHEATVKVITAGLVKLGLLQGDVDELIASEAYKAFYMHRAGHWLGMDVHDVGEYKVGGEWRVLEVGMALTVEPGIYIAPDNQKVAKKWRGIGVRIEDDVVVTKTGCEILTSGVPKTVVEIEALMADARTKAA, from the coding sequence ATGATTCATATCCCGAAATCGGAATACAGCCGTCGCCGCAAGGCCTTGATGGCGCAGATGGAACCCAACAGCATCGCCATTTTGCCCGCCGCCGCGGTCGCCATCCGCAATCGCGATGTCGAGCACGTTTACCGCCAGGACAGCGACTTCCAGTACCTCAGCGGTTTCCCCGAGCCGCAAGCCGTTATCGTGCTGATGCCGGGTCGTGAGCATGGCGAATACCTGCTGTTCTGCCGTGAACGCAACGCCGAGCGAGAACTCTGGGACGGCCTGCGCGCCGGTCAGGAAGGCGCGATCCGCGACTTTGGTGCTGACGATGCTTTCCCCATTACCGACATCGACGACATCCTGCCGGGCCTGATTGAAGGCCGCGACCGGGTGTATTCGGCCATGGGCAGCAACCCGGAGTTCGATCGACACCTGATGGACTGGATCAACGTGATCCGCTCCAAGGCGCACCTCGGCGCCCAGCCGCCGAACGAATTCGTTGCGCTGGATCATCTGCTGCACGACATGCGTCTGTATAAATCGGCGGCGGAAGTGAAGGTGATGCGTGAAGCCGCGCGGATTTCCGCTCAGGCGCATATCCGTGCGATGCAGGCCAGCCGGGCCGGGTTGCATGAGTTCAGCCTGGAAGCGGAGCTCGATTACGAGTTCCGCAAGGGCGGGGCGAAGATGCCGGCTTATGGCTCGATCGTCGCGGCGGGGCGCAACAGCTGCATCCTGCATTACCAGCAGAATGACGCGGTGCTCAAGGGCGGCGATCTGGTACTGATCGACGCCGGTTGCGAGATCGACTGCTACGCCAGTGACATCACGCGCACCTGGCCGGTCAACGGCAAGTATTCCGCGGAACAGAAGGCGATCTACGAGCTGGTGCTGGCTTCGCAAGAAGCAGCCTTCGCCGAAATCGCCCCGAACAAACACTGGAACCAGGCGCACGAAGCCACGGTTAAAGTCATCACTGCCGGGCTGGTGAAACTGGGTCTGTTGCAGGGCGACGTCGACGAGCTGATCGCCAGCGAAGCCTATAAAGCGTTTTACATGCACCGCGCCGGCCACTGGCTGGGCATGGATGTGCATGACGTCGGCGAGTACAAGGTCGGCGGCGAATGGCGCGTGCTGGAAGTCGGCATGGCGCTGACCGTGGAACCGGGGATCTACATTGCCCCGGACAACCAGAAAGTAGCGAAGAAATGGCGCGGCATTGGCGTGCGCATCGAGGATGACGTCGTGGTGACCAAAACCGGCTGTGAAATCCTGACCAGCGGCGTACCGAAAACGGTCGTCGAGATCGAGGCCTTGATGGCTGACGCGCGGACAAAAGCGGCATGA
- the gcvT gene encoding glycine cleavage system aminomethyltransferase GcvT — MGQRTPLYDLHLALGAKMVDFGGWDMPLHYGSQVEEHHQVRRDCGVFDVSHMTVIDVSGGQAKAWLQHLLANDVERLHSPGRALYSAMLNEHGGIVDDMIVYRLDDGYRLVVNASTRDQDLAWMQAHLGGFNVQLNERSELAMLAIQGPQARHKISELVTQSRGNLIQLLKPFEGQPDGDWFIARTGYTGEDGLEIILPADQAPGFFNDLVGAGISPIGLGARDTLRVEAGMNLYGQDIHQDVSPLASNMAWSIAWEPTTRQFIGRAALEAERAGGVQHKLVGLVLEERGVLRAHQVVRIANVGEGEITSGSFSPTLSKSIALARVPMATADRAEVEIRGKWYPVRVVKPTFVRHGKTLI, encoded by the coding sequence ATGGGACAGCGTACGCCTCTGTATGACCTTCATCTCGCCCTCGGCGCGAAGATGGTCGATTTTGGCGGTTGGGATATGCCTCTGCATTACGGTTCGCAGGTCGAGGAACACCATCAGGTGCGCCGCGATTGCGGGGTTTTCGATGTATCCCACATGACCGTGATCGATGTCAGCGGCGGGCAGGCCAAGGCCTGGCTCCAGCATTTGCTGGCCAATGACGTCGAGCGCCTGCACAGCCCCGGCCGTGCCTTGTACAGCGCCATGCTCAACGAGCACGGCGGTATCGTCGACGACATGATCGTCTATCGCCTCGACGATGGTTATCGCCTGGTGGTCAACGCCTCCACCCGCGATCAGGACCTGGCGTGGATGCAGGCGCATCTCGGTGGCTTCAATGTGCAGCTCAACGAGCGTTCCGAGCTGGCGATGCTGGCCATTCAAGGCCCGCAAGCCCGACACAAAATCTCCGAACTGGTCACCCAGTCTCGCGGCAACCTGATCCAGCTACTCAAGCCGTTCGAAGGCCAGCCCGACGGTGACTGGTTCATCGCGCGCACCGGTTACACCGGTGAGGATGGTCTGGAAATCATTCTGCCGGCCGATCAGGCGCCGGGCTTCTTCAATGATCTGGTGGGCGCGGGCATTTCGCCGATCGGGCTCGGGGCGCGGGATACCTTGCGTGTCGAAGCCGGCATGAACCTCTACGGTCAGGACATTCATCAAGACGTTTCGCCGCTGGCCTCTAATATGGCCTGGAGCATTGCCTGGGAACCGACCACTCGTCAGTTCATCGGCCGTGCTGCCCTGGAAGCCGAACGGGCCGGTGGCGTACAGCACAAACTGGTCGGTCTGGTCCTTGAGGAGCGCGGGGTTTTACGCGCTCATCAAGTGGTCCGCATCGCCAATGTTGGCGAAGGGGAGATCACCAGTGGTAGTTTCTCTCCTACGCTTAGCAAGTCGATTGCACTGGCGCGCGTGCCGATGGCGACTGCCGACCGCGCAGAAGTGGAAATCCGTGGCAAATGGTACCCGGTCCGAGTGGTCAAACCGACCTTCGTACGCCATGGCAAAACCTTGATCTAA
- a CDS encoding TIGR02449 family protein encodes MEDTDLQALMARLELLINRVEQLKSQNGLLLAQEKTWREERAHLIEKNEIARRKVESMISRLKALEQDS; translated from the coding sequence ATGGAAGACACCGACCTGCAAGCGCTGATGGCCAGACTCGAACTGCTGATTAATCGGGTAGAGCAACTTAAGAGTCAAAACGGACTCCTACTAGCTCAGGAAAAAACCTGGCGCGAGGAACGCGCTCACCTCATTGAAAAAAACGAAATCGCGCGGCGTAAGGTCGAATCGATGATTTCGCGCCTCAAGGCCCTGGAGCAAGACTCATGA
- a CDS encoding DUF4442 domain-containing protein, translated as MVKWLISQFGKARLMRWFMTFYPPYLGAGVRVRHISDDFRDIKVSMGLGWYNRNYVGTQFGGSLYSMVDPFYMLMLLENLGRQFIVWDKAADIDFISPGKGPVFASFRIDETLLDEIRQQTANGEKYLPQLQVDIHDGAGTLVARVQKTLYVRLKPQARQA; from the coding sequence ATGGTTAAGTGGCTGATCAGTCAGTTCGGCAAAGCGCGGTTGATGCGTTGGTTCATGACCTTTTACCCGCCGTATCTCGGCGCAGGTGTTCGGGTTCGGCACATCAGCGATGACTTCCGGGACATCAAGGTGTCCATGGGATTGGGCTGGTACAACCGCAATTATGTCGGCACGCAGTTCGGTGGCAGCCTGTATTCGATGGTTGATCCGTTCTACATGTTGATGCTGTTGGAAAACCTCGGTCGCCAGTTCATTGTCTGGGATAAAGCCGCGGACATCGATTTCATCTCGCCGGGCAAAGGCCCGGTGTTCGCCAGCTTCAGGATCGACGAAACCTTGCTCGACGAGATCCGCCAGCAAACAGCGAACGGCGAAAAATACCTGCCGCAATTGCAGGTCGATATCCACGACGGCGCCGGCACCCTGGTGGCGCGGGTCCAGAAAACCCTTTACGTGCGGCTCAAGCCGCAAGCGAGACAGGCTTAA
- a CDS encoding EVE domain-containing protein, protein MAYWLMKSEPDELSIKGLEKLGKARWDGVRNYQARNFLRAMAVGDEFFFYHSSCPEPGIAGIGKIVEAAYPDPTALEPESHYYDQKATAEKNAWSAIDVAHVETFSRVLKLDYLKQQTALAEMPLVQKGSRLSVMPVTAEQWAAVMALKP, encoded by the coding sequence ATGGCCTATTGGCTGATGAAATCCGAGCCCGACGAACTCTCGATCAAGGGTCTGGAGAAGCTTGGAAAAGCGCGCTGGGACGGGGTTCGCAACTACCAGGCACGGAATTTTCTCAGGGCCATGGCGGTCGGCGACGAGTTCTTCTTCTATCACTCCAGCTGCCCTGAGCCGGGGATTGCCGGGATCGGCAAGATTGTCGAAGCGGCCTATCCGGACCCGACCGCACTGGAGCCGGAGAGTCATTACTACGACCAGAAGGCCACCGCCGAGAAAAACGCCTGGAGCGCGATTGATGTCGCGCATGTCGAGACGTTTTCCAGGGTGTTGAAGCTGGATTATCTGAAGCAGCAGACGGCGCTGGCAGAGATGCCGCTGGTGCAGAAGGGTTCGCGGCTGTCGGTGATGCCGGTAACGGCGGAGCAATGGGCTGCGGTTATGGCACTCAAGCCGTAA
- a CDS encoding YecA family protein, whose protein sequence is MPIQNSPYQAFATLLTSSGHPVSPAELHGLLLGRSCAGAGFDAEGWLVDAAELLEGEPQDNVRNALIGLQEMVKGELTGDDVTVVLLLPTDDEPLADRAAALGQWCQGFLSGFGLNCRDSSMLSTEATEVLQDLAAIAQVQDALEESDDGESDYMEVMEYLRVAPLLLFSETKKPDAPAAAKPSLH, encoded by the coding sequence ATGCCCATTCAGAATTCTCCGTACCAAGCCTTCGCCACGCTGCTGACTTCCAGCGGTCATCCCGTCTCGCCTGCCGAACTGCATGGCTTGCTGCTCGGCCGCAGTTGCGCCGGTGCCGGCTTCGATGCCGAAGGCTGGCTGGTTGATGCCGCCGAGCTGCTCGAAGGTGAGCCGCAAGACAACGTTCGCAACGCCTTGATCGGCCTGCAAGAGATGGTCAAGGGCGAGCTCACCGGCGACGACGTGACCGTCGTTCTGCTACTGCCGACGGATGACGAGCCGCTGGCTGATCGTGCCGCCGCACTGGGCCAATGGTGCCAGGGCTTCCTCAGCGGTTTCGGCCTGAACTGCCGTGACAGCAGCATGCTGAGCACCGAGGCCACCGAAGTGTTGCAGGATCTGGCGGCCATCGCCCAGGTGCAAGACGCGCTGGAAGAATCCGACGACGGCGAAAGTGACTACATGGAAGTGATGGAATACCTGCGCGTCGCGCCGCTGCTGCTGTTCTCCGAAACCAAAAAGCCGGACGCGCCGGCTGCCGCCAAACCGTCGTTGCATTAA
- the gcvH gene encoding glycine cleavage system protein GcvH encodes MSDIPADLRFAESHEWARLEADGTVTVGISDHAQEALGDVVFVELTEVGTVFAAGDQSGVVESVKAASDIYSPVAGEVIAINEELSANPELLNSDPYGAWIFKLKPSNTGDLDKLLDAAGYKAAIGE; translated from the coding sequence ATGAGCGATATCCCTGCCGACCTGCGTTTTGCCGAAAGTCACGAATGGGCGCGTCTGGAAGCTGATGGTACCGTCACCGTGGGCATCAGCGATCATGCTCAGGAAGCCTTGGGCGATGTGGTGTTCGTCGAGCTGACCGAAGTCGGAACCGTCTTCGCTGCCGGTGATCAATCCGGCGTGGTTGAGTCGGTCAAAGCCGCGTCCGATATCTACTCCCCGGTTGCCGGTGAAGTGATTGCGATCAACGAAGAACTGAGCGCTAATCCGGAACTGCTCAACTCCGACCCGTACGGTGCCTGGATCTTCAAACTGAAGCCAAGCAACACTGGCGATCTGGACAAGCTGCTCGATGCAGCGGGCTACAAAGCCGCCATCGGCGAGTAA
- a CDS encoding 2-octaprenyl-3-methyl-6-methoxy-1,4-benzoquinol hydroxylase — protein sequence MRADLLIVGAGMVGSTLALALQNSGLEVLLLDGSPMSVKPFDGQAPFEPRVSALSAASQRILERLGVWDGIANRRSSPYTDMHVWDGSGTGQIHFSATSVHADVLGHIVENRVVQDALLDRLHDCDLGMLANARLEQMRRSGDDWLLTLADGRTLRAPLVIAADGANSAVRRLTGVATREWDYLHHAIVTSVRSSQSHQMTAWQRFTDHGPLAFLPLERDGQQDWCSIVWSTTPSEAKRLMALEDEGFCRELEQAFEGRLGSVLSADPRLCVPLRQRHAKRYVAEGLALIGDAAHTIHPLAGQGVNLGFLDAAVLAEVLLQAAERGERLADVKVLSRYERRRMPHNLALMAAMEGFERLFQADPLPVRWLRNAGLKMVDQMPEAKALFVREALGLIGDLPALAKA from the coding sequence ATGCGCGCAGATCTGCTGATTGTCGGGGCCGGAATGGTCGGCAGCACCCTGGCGCTGGCGTTACAGAACAGCGGGCTGGAAGTCCTGCTGCTGGACGGCAGCCCGATGAGCGTCAAACCCTTCGACGGGCAGGCGCCGTTCGAACCGCGAGTGAGCGCCTTGTCGGCTGCCAGCCAGCGGATTCTCGAGCGGCTGGGGGTCTGGGATGGCATCGCCAACCGGCGCAGCAGTCCGTATACCGACATGCACGTGTGGGATGGCAGCGGCACCGGGCAGATCCACTTCTCGGCCACCAGCGTTCACGCCGACGTGCTCGGGCATATCGTCGAGAACCGCGTGGTTCAGGACGCCTTGCTCGACCGCTTGCACGACTGTGACCTGGGAATGCTGGCCAATGCGCGTCTGGAGCAGATGCGCCGCTCCGGCGACGATTGGCTGCTGACCCTGGCCGATGGCCGGACCTTGCGTGCGCCGTTGGTGATCGCAGCGGACGGTGCCAACTCGGCGGTGCGGCGCCTGACCGGCGTGGCCACGCGCGAGTGGGATTATCTGCACCACGCCATCGTCACCAGCGTGCGCAGTTCACAATCTCATCAAATGACGGCCTGGCAGCGGTTCACCGATCATGGTCCATTGGCGTTTCTGCCGCTGGAGCGAGACGGTCAGCAGGATTGGTGTTCGATCGTCTGGTCGACCACGCCGAGTGAGGCCAAACGCTTGATGGCGCTGGAGGATGAAGGCTTCTGTCGCGAGTTGGAGCAAGCCTTTGAGGGCCGTTTGGGTTCGGTGCTCAGCGCCGATCCGCGTCTGTGCGTGCCGCTGCGTCAGCGCCATGCAAAGCGCTACGTGGCTGAAGGCCTGGCACTGATCGGCGATGCGGCACACACCATTCACCCGTTGGCCGGGCAGGGCGTGAACCTCGGTTTCCTCGATGCTGCCGTGCTCGCCGAAGTGCTGCTGCAGGCGGCTGAACGGGGTGAGCGGCTGGCGGATGTGAAAGTGTTGAGCCGCTACGAGCGTCGACGCATGCCGCACAATTTGGCGTTGATGGCGGCGATGGAAGGCTTCGAGCGGTTGTTCCAGGCGGATCCGTTGCCGGTGCGCTGGTTGCGTAATGCCGGGTTGAAGATGGTTGATCAGATGCCGGAGGCCAAGGCGTTGTTTGTGCGTGAGGCGCTGGGGTTGATCGGGGATTTGCCGGCGCTTGCCAAGGCCTGA
- a CDS encoding 5-formyltetrahydrofolate cyclo-ligase, which yields MTEPALLPRPQLRRMLRKARRALTPSQQRQAARGLYKQLSQQPLFRRAKHISLYLPTDGEIDPRLLLRAAQRRGKATYLPVLSAWPRTKMVFQRIRPGEQLKPNRFRILEPRHNLARQRKVWALDLVLLPLVGFDDVGGRLGMGGGFYDRSLAYLARRKNWRKPTLLGLAHECQKVERLAQASWDVPLQGTVTDKAWYFAG from the coding sequence ATGACCGAACCTGCGCTGCTGCCCCGCCCGCAACTTCGACGCATGCTGCGCAAGGCCCGCCGCGCACTGACACCCAGTCAACAACGCCAGGCCGCTCGCGGGTTGTACAAGCAATTGTCCCAGCAGCCGTTGTTTCGCCGCGCAAAACATATCTCCCTGTACCTGCCCACCGACGGTGAAATCGACCCGCGCCTGTTGCTGCGTGCTGCGCAACGTCGAGGCAAGGCGACTTATCTGCCGGTGCTCAGCGCCTGGCCGCGAACCAAAATGGTGTTCCAGCGGATTCGTCCTGGCGAACAACTCAAACCCAACCGTTTTCGCATTCTCGAACCCCGGCACAACCTCGCCAGGCAGCGCAAAGTCTGGGCGCTCGACCTGGTGCTGTTACCCTTGGTGGGATTCGACGATGTCGGCGGGCGACTCGGCATGGGCGGAGGTTTCTACGACCGAAGCCTGGCGTACCTGGCGCGACGTAAAAACTGGCGCAAGCCGACGCTGTTGGGACTGGCCCATGAATGTCAGAAGGTCGAACGATTGGCTCAAGCGAGCTGGGATGTGCCGCTGCAAGGAACGGTGACGGACAAGGCCTGGTATTTCGCAGGCTAG
- a CDS encoding cell division protein ZapA: MSSSNSVTVQILDKEYSIICPQEERSNLVSAARYLDGKMREIRSSGKVIGADRIAVMAALNITHDLLHKEERPDVQASGSTREQVRDLLDRVDLVLATDPDVTKG; encoded by the coding sequence ATGAGTTCAAGCAATAGCGTTACCGTGCAGATCCTCGACAAAGAATACTCGATCATCTGCCCCCAGGAAGAGCGCAGCAATCTGGTGAGCGCTGCCCGTTACCTGGACGGCAAGATGCGCGAAATCCGCAGCAGCGGCAAAGTCATTGGCGCCGATCGCATCGCCGTGATGGCCGCGCTGAACATCACGCACGACCTTTTGCATAAAGAAGAACGCCCGGATGTGCAGGCCAGCGGTTCGACCCGCGAGCAGGTTCGCGACCTGCTGGATCGCGTCGATCTGGTGCTCGCCACCGATCCGGACGTCACCAAGGGCTGA
- a CDS encoding extracellular solute-binding protein has translation MLAPKRLLTALALTLIGSTAAQAADEVVVYSSRIDELIKPVFDAYTAKTGVQVKFITDKEAPLMQRIKAEGESATADLLLTVDAGNLWQAEQMGILQPFTSKTIDANIPLQYRAASHAWTGLSLRARTIAYSTDRVKPGELTTYEGLADKNWEGRLCLRTAKKVYNQSLTATMIEVHGADKTEKILKGWVNNLSTDVFSDDVAVLEAINAGQCDVGIVNTYYYGRLHKQKPDLAVKLFWPNQGDRGVHVNLSGVGLTKHAPHPEAAKALVEWMTTPEAQKIFADVNQEFPANPAVPPSAEVAAWGKFVADTLPVEVAGKRQAEAIRMMDRAGWN, from the coding sequence ATGTTGGCACCGAAGCGTCTACTGACCGCACTCGCCCTGACCCTGATTGGCAGCACTGCCGCCCAGGCCGCTGACGAGGTGGTGGTTTACTCCTCGCGTATCGACGAGCTGATCAAACCGGTGTTCGATGCCTACACCGCGAAAACCGGTGTGCAGGTGAAGTTCATCACCGACAAGGAAGCGCCGCTGATGCAGCGCATCAAGGCCGAGGGCGAGAGCGCCACCGCCGACCTGCTGCTGACCGTCGATGCCGGCAACCTGTGGCAAGCGGAGCAGATGGGCATCCTGCAGCCCTTTACCTCGAAAACCATCGACGCCAACATCCCGCTGCAATACCGCGCGGCTTCCCATGCCTGGACCGGACTGAGCCTGCGGGCGCGAACCATCGCTTACTCCACGGACCGGGTGAAGCCGGGCGAGTTGACCACTTACGAAGGTCTGGCCGACAAGAACTGGGAAGGGCGCCTGTGCCTGCGCACGGCGAAGAAGGTCTACAACCAGTCCCTGACTGCCACCATGATCGAAGTGCATGGTGCCGACAAAACCGAGAAGATCCTCAAGGGCTGGGTCAACAACCTGTCCACCGACGTGTTCTCCGATGATGTCGCGGTATTGGAAGCCATCAACGCCGGCCAATGCGACGTCGGCATCGTCAACACTTACTACTACGGCCGCCTGCACAAGCAGAAGCCTGACCTGGCGGTGAAGCTGTTCTGGCCGAACCAGGGTGATCGTGGCGTGCATGTGAACCTGTCGGGCGTCGGCCTGACCAAGCACGCGCCGCATCCGGAAGCCGCCAAGGCGTTGGTGGAGTGGATGACCACGCCAGAGGCGCAGAAGATCTTTGCCGACGTGAACCAGGAATTCCCGGCCAACCCTGCGGTACCGCCGTCCGCGGAAGTCGCCGCCTGGGGCAAGTTCGTCGCCGATACATTGCCGGTGGAAGTCGCCGGTAAACGTCAGGCCGAAGCGATTCGCATGATGGATCGGGCTGGCTGGAACTGA
- the ubiH gene encoding 2-octaprenyl-6-methoxyphenyl hydroxylase, producing MSRVNLAIIGGGLVGASLALALQTGAKARGWKIVLIEPFAPGHTYQPSYDARSSALSYGAKQIYQRLGVWQEISRRAEPIKQIHVSDRGRFSTARLSAMEEGVPALGYVVENAWLGQCLWQGLDKDVVTWRCPAEVTRMEPLTNGYRLTLNDETTLECDLAVLADGGRSGLREQLGIGIKKRPYNQSALIANITPSEAHNGMAFERFTDDGPMALLPLPENRCALVWTRLGMDAQRLAALDEGSFLSELQGVFGYRLGTLKQVGARHLYPLTLIEAEEQVRPNLAILGNAAHSLHPIAGQGFNLSLRDAQALADALLASEKAPGDFATLQAYRERQRLDQNLTVGFSDQVTRLFGSTQPLVSLGRNIGLLGLDLLPPAKRWFARQAMGLGTRPDG from the coding sequence ATGAGTCGAGTCAATCTGGCAATCATCGGTGGCGGCCTGGTCGGCGCGAGCCTGGCGTTGGCGTTGCAGACGGGGGCCAAGGCTCGCGGCTGGAAGATCGTGCTGATCGAACCGTTCGCCCCCGGCCATACCTACCAACCGAGCTACGACGCCCGCTCTTCGGCGCTGTCCTACGGCGCCAAGCAGATTTATCAACGGTTGGGCGTGTGGCAGGAAATCTCCCGCCGCGCCGAGCCGATCAAGCAGATTCACGTCTCCGACCGTGGTCGTTTCTCCACCGCGCGATTGTCAGCGATGGAAGAGGGCGTGCCGGCGCTGGGCTATGTGGTGGAAAACGCCTGGCTCGGCCAATGCCTCTGGCAAGGTCTGGACAAGGACGTGGTCACCTGGCGCTGCCCGGCGGAAGTCACGCGCATGGAGCCGCTGACCAATGGCTATCGCCTGACCCTCAATGATGAAACCACCCTGGAATGCGATCTCGCCGTGCTGGCGGATGGCGGCCGCTCCGGCCTGCGTGAGCAACTCGGGATCGGCATCAAAAAACGCCCGTACAACCAGAGCGCGCTGATCGCCAACATCACCCCGAGCGAAGCGCACAACGGCATGGCTTTCGAACGTTTCACCGACGACGGCCCGATGGCGTTGTTGCCGCTGCCGGAAAACCGCTGTGCCCTGGTCTGGACCCGTCTGGGCATGGATGCGCAACGGCTGGCCGCCCTTGATGAGGGCAGTTTTCTCAGCGAATTGCAGGGCGTGTTCGGTTATCGCCTCGGCACCTTGAAACAGGTCGGCGCGCGGCATCTTTACCCGCTGACGCTGATTGAAGCCGAAGAACAGGTGCGTCCGAATCTGGCGATTCTCGGCAACGCCGCTCACAGCCTGCACCCGATTGCCGGCCAGGGTTTCAACCTGTCCCTGCGTGATGCGCAGGCGTTGGCGGATGCGTTGCTGGCGAGCGAGAAAGCGCCCGGCGACTTTGCGACCTTGCAGGCTTACCGCGAGCGCCAGCGTCTGGATCAGAACCTGACCGTGGGGTTCTCCGATCAGGTCACGCGATTGTTCGGCAGCACTCAACCGCTGGTTTCCCTGGGCCGAAACATTGGCCTGCTTGGCCTCGATCTGCTGCCGCCGGCCAAGCGTTGGTTCGCCCGACAGGCCATGGGTCTGGGTACGCGTCCCGATGGTTAA